Genomic window (Leisingera methylohalidivorans DSM 14336):
GCGACGCCTTGGGCAGCGCGCTGAGTTCATGCAGCGCAATGGTGATGCGGTCGATGCTGCCGGTGCCGGTTTCTGCGGCCGGGCCGGCCTCGGTCGCCCAGCCGGCCCCCATTTCGCTGTGGTCGATCAGCACGTCATAGGAAGACGCCTCCACATGCACCACCGAGGCCACCGCGCGGATCGAAGCGGAGGAGTTCAGCACCGATTTCACGGTCTCGGCGGTCTGCGGGTCGACCAGGTAGCCGCCATCGCCGCCCACGGCGGTGGACATCGCCTTGCCTTCCAGTTCCAGCCCGCGCAGGCTGTCGTCGTCGCCGCTGCGCAGGTAGGCGTTGAACGCCTTCTGATGCGGCGCGCCCGCGTCCTGGCCGGCTGCCAGATGGGGGCGGTTCTGTGAGATTGTTTTACGGTCCAGCATGTTCACTCGCTCTTCTGCCTGTTTCAGCCTTGATTGCACGTCGGTTCGAAACCCCTTGATTTCATGAAGAAAGCCGGTGATGGCCTGGGTCACTTCATGCGCCAGGGGCGCTGTGGTCCCGGAGGGGTCCGGGAGGTCTTGATTGCTCATGATGTCTGTCCTGTTTTAAGCCGGGCCGGTTTTAAGCCGGGCCTGTTTTAAGTCTGGCCGGCCTTGAGCTCCTGGGTGATCCGGCGCAGGCCGGCGGCCAATGCGCGCAGCGCGTCTGCCTCGGCCGCGAGGGCGGAGGATTTACCCGCCACCCGCGCCGCGGGCAGCATCGGGAAGGTGACCAGCGACACCTCCCACAGTTCCAGCTGGGTCAGATGGCGGCTGCCGTCCGGGGTGCGGGTGGATTTCAATGTCCGGTAGCCGATTGACAGGCCGTCAATGGCGCCGGCCTCGATCAGCGCCGCGGCTTCGGCGCCTTTGGGGGTCGCGGTCAGGATCCGGCCCTTGACGAACAGGCCACGCTGATCCTCGCGCACCTCGTCCCAGACGCCGATCGGCTGGGCGGGGTCGTGCTGCCACAGCATCTTGACGGTGCGGCCCTGATCCTGAAGCGCCTTCAGCGAGGCGGCATAGGCGCCGCGTATCACCGCATCGCCGCCCTGATCGGTCTGGCCGAACAGGCTGGCGTAGCCGGTGATCTGGCTTGCGTGCTGCAGCGAGAGATCCTCGCCGAAACGCGCGAATTTATGTTCAAGCTGGGGAGGTCCCTGCATGATATCTGCCTCGCAAGTTATTGTTGTTACGGCAATTGCACCGTCAGGAAGGATTGAAAGGCCTGTGCCAGGATCACCGCGGCGACGCCGTAGACGGTGAGCCAGAGACGTTTTTCCAGCCGTTCCATCATCTGTTCGATCCGGTCGAGACGGCGGTTCACCGCCTCGTGCTGGATCTGGGCCACCCGCTCATGGGCGGACAGGCGCAAACCCGGTGAACAGTCGAAAGCGTGCATCGGGTGCTCAGTCATCCTGTCCGCC
Coding sequences:
- a CDS encoding HK97 family phage prohead protease yields the protein MQGPPQLEHKFARFGEDLSLQHASQITGYASLFGQTDQGGDAVIRGAYAASLKALQDQGRTVKMLWQHDPAQPIGVWDEVREDQRGLFVKGRILTATPKGAEAAALIEAGAIDGLSIGYRTLKSTRTPDGSRHLTQLELWEVSLVTFPMLPAARVAGKSSALAAEADALRALAAGLRRITQELKAGQT
- a CDS encoding GTA head formation protein, RCAP_rcc01685 family; protein product: MTEHPMHAFDCSPGLRLSAHERVAQIQHEAVNRRLDRIEQMMERLEKRLWLTVYGVAAVILAQAFQSFLTVQLP